CCTTACGCTAAAATATTAACTTCTATTTAATGTAAGTCACAACATCTTGTAAAGTCAGTTTTTGCCTCTTTGAATGACGCTAAtcaatcattttcttttcttgttgTGATTCAAAAAGCCTTAGACCTAACAACATAATAATGTAATGTTGACTCACAACACACTAAATATTTTTTAGCATCGATATCACATTTTCTTATGGTTTGATTCACCATTTTGAAAGTGTCAAAGACTGATGtggattgaaaaaataaaaaactaaagtgGAACTATTTTAAAAATGAGGAATCAAAATAGTACACTTAAATTAAGTATTAAGACTAAATAATAACACTTTTACTTGGTCCAAAAaccttttttttcataaataatttaaaaggtAAATGGGCTCGGAATATAAATATGCATTATAATGAAAGTCCACAACtgctttcataaaaaaaatgagcTATACAATATTGGACATCCAACATACTTGAAAACAAAATACTGGCATAGCGTTTGGCACGTAGGGATTACTTGTCTAAACATAGCATATACTGGAAAGCAGTCAGTGCTTAAGAGAGTGTAAATAGGGAAGAAAAATGTTTAATGACTTAATTTCACCTTATATTAttagaaaaagagaaaagaaaataaaagagataaGCAATGAATAATTATACGTCGGCACATTTTTTAGCCGACATTCAATTGACACACACTTTAACTTTAATGATGATATTTATCCTTACAAAAATTTGCAGCGGTTTTTAAATTGTATTGATTGAAAGTGTATATTTGAACGTCATATACAATAAATAATCAATACACCCTCTgatcacatatataagcaaaaaaaaatattttatgttcattcatttaataaatgtatctagtaattaataatgacaagatacattcattaaatgaatgaacctaaaatgttttttttgcttatatatgtgacttAAGGGTACTACACTACTACTTAGATGACATAATATGATGAGAATATaaagatagaaagaaaattGAGTGTATGTGTatatcattgttttttttttcctatcaaCAATATCTTTATTGTTTGAgtgtttgaaaaatgataatattTGTCCTTAAAAGATAGCTCTAATGGTAAAAGTTGAGAGACATATAAGTTAGGAAGTGAAAGATCTAAAGATTAATCTCTGTatggtgtaatttatctttccgatgtagaaaaagaaatgagattGTTCGGAAGAAAGTGCTAAATGGCACTAGTCATTACTTGTCTTTTGAAAACCATGGTAACATAAAAACCATGGGCTGAGAATATGTAATCAACTGATTATACTAACTTATAAGTGTTCATGAACATTGGTTTGAGACAAATTTGTGCAATTAATCATTATCCTATGTATATTTAGTGAGTTAATAAACCAAGGGAATGTGGGATCGGCACCGGCCCCGCACCCCTAGCTCTATATATACGGGGAAAGAGATAGAAACCTTGGACTATTTCACTAATAAAAGATTAAATTGCTAACCCAagcttataatattatattatatacttCAAAACTTGAATAATATACAATTCATAGTCCCGGCTGACCTATATATTAAATAACCAATACACGCACATTGGCATGGCAGCCTCCAAAGTCAGAACCATCAAAACAAGTTATGTGTATTATTAAAAATCCAGAATCTAGCTAGGATATGCATTATTTTATGAATAAGGCCGGTGTCATCAATAGAAGTCATCTAGTGTATGCATTTGATGTCTATGTATAAATAGACACCTTGACACTCATGTTAATCATTGTTATAAACTGATAGAAACAACAGAGTTGAGAAAATCAAAATCAGAGGATCATCATGAATTGTCTTGTGGGGTGTCAGTCTCAGTTGTGGGTAGTGACCATTGTGTTCTACACTTGCATCTTGATCCCATTGAAGGAACTCAAGGGGGCACTTGCAAGCTTGTTTGGTCTCTTCAGCAAAGATGTGGTGGAGTTCCCTGCAGTGATTTCATCATTGCCGGTGGCGAGATTTGAGGATTTGCGAAGGCAATGTTGTTGTGAAggaggtgatgatgatgagttgagaGAGAAGATTTGCTCCATTTGCTTGGTGGAGTTTGAAGGGGAAGATGCAGTGAGCAAACTGGAAAGGTGTGGGCATGTGTTCCATCTCAATTGCATTGAACAATGGCTAGACCGTTGTCAATTCTCTTGCCCACTTTGTAGGTCCTTTCTATTTTCTCAACATCATGTCTATACAACCAAATAGATCAACCGGGCGAATTAGTCTAATTTAAGTAGATATCTCATTTTTGTGTCTCTCTAGATATGTTAAATACTTTGTATATCAAGCTTTATCGTCTATAATGATCATATTCGACTCGAATCAGATTGACTCAATGAAAAATACTGtcaatttataaatttttttttatcataggAATCAGAGCCTCCTAAGAGTGGTGTAGTTGTTGTTTGTGAGTAGTGTTGTTACCAAGTTTTGTAATGGATACTCATAAATGAAGATCATTTCAGAAATAGTGGAGTCACAAAATGTGTTTTACATACATTTTCACATAATATTTAAGGGTAAAGATAAGAAGAGATAAAAGGAAAACcgagagagaagaaaaaaataatctttCATTTTAATTCTTACCATTTGACTTCTAAAAGGAATATTAGTACTTTTGTTATTGACTTCTAAAAATAATcttaatcattttttatttcatgatacATGATGTTTTATaatattagttattaattacttttttttttatttggtacactgaaaaactaacaaaaaagaaaaaaaaataggaagGTTAGCGCAAAGCCAACTTATTTTTAAGAGGAAATATTTTAACTCCGAAGGACGACGAACTCCCTAACATCCAGGTCGAGGGAGATCGCTCCCTGCACGTAAGCTAATCCACATGAGCATTTTATTTGTTACAACTCAACATCTTTTATATAAcagaaatttaaatattactaATTGTACTGGTATTGGGCTTACAATCTTTGTAATTTAATGGGCTTACCAACTTTGTACTATTGGGtcaggcgacccatgacccgaacgggtcaaaacCTCATGATATATAAAGAGGACACTGCCCAAGCGGCAGGGGGATCCAACATTTTTTTACTCATTTGATACTTTGTCATATTTTGCTATTGTCTTTTAATTGCTTAGCCCTGGTCGAAAGTTCTAGACCGGAACACTAACCTAACCGAATATATTCATTACTTGTTGTAAGAAAAAAGGAATATATTCTTTACTCTCATTTTAAGAAATTCAAATGATTaaacaaaagtaaaa
This is a stretch of genomic DNA from Lotus japonicus ecotype B-129 chromosome 1, LjGifu_v1.2. It encodes these proteins:
- the LOC130731595 gene encoding RING-H2 finger protein ATL18-like, with translation MNCLVGCQSQLWVVTIVFYTCILIPLKELKGALASLFGLFSKDVVEFPAVISSLPVARFEDLRRQCCCEGGDDDELREKICSICLVEFEGEDAVSKLERCGHVFHLNCIEQWLDRCQFSCPLCRSFLFSQHHVYTTK